A single window of Moorena sp. SIOASIH DNA harbors:
- a CDS encoding SirB1 family protein: MDFNSGRQGFYTETNQPDDQIHLAKAALYIAQEEYPDLAIDDYLNALDVMASEVEERLPEQRYPLRVIKTLNQYLYDDLGYSGNRSDYYDPRNSFLNQVIDRRTGIPISLSVVYLEVARRLDFPMVGIGMPGHFLIRPQFEQVGIFVDAFDGGEILFQQDCEERLTQIYGHPVTLQPRFLAPVSNRQLLARMLMNLKLIYLNRHDLPRALAAVERMLLLFPNTPVELRDRGLIYSELGYLSQACQDLEHYLAILPQAEDADIIRRLLEQIANR; this comes from the coding sequence ATGGACTTTAACTCAGGGCGTCAAGGGTTTTACACAGAAACAAATCAGCCAGATGACCAAATTCATTTGGCAAAAGCAGCGCTTTATATCGCTCAGGAAGAATACCCGGATCTGGCTATTGATGATTACCTAAATGCCTTAGATGTGATGGCATCTGAAGTAGAGGAGCGTTTGCCGGAGCAACGCTATCCCCTGCGAGTGATTAAAACTCTGAATCAGTATTTATATGATGACCTAGGATATTCGGGTAATAGGAGTGATTACTATGATCCCCGTAATAGTTTTCTCAATCAGGTCATTGATCGGCGCACAGGTATTCCGATTAGCCTTTCGGTGGTATACCTGGAAGTGGCTCGACGCCTTGATTTTCCTATGGTTGGTATTGGGATGCCAGGGCATTTCCTAATTCGCCCACAGTTTGAACAGGTGGGGATCTTTGTAGATGCTTTCGATGGCGGTGAGATTTTATTTCAACAAGACTGCGAGGAACGACTAACCCAAATTTATGGTCATCCGGTAACCCTACAACCACGTTTCCTAGCACCGGTTAGTAATCGGCAGCTGTTGGCACGGATGCTCATGAATCTTAAATTAATTTATCTCAATCGCCACGACTTACCTAGAGCGCTAGCCGCAGTTGAGCGCATGTTGTTATTGTTTCCTAATACACCGGTAGAACTCCGGGATCGGGGGCTGATTTACTCCGAGTTGGGATATTTATCACAAGCATGCCAGGATTTGGAACATTATTTGGCAATCTTGCCCCAAGCTGAGGATGCTGATATCATTCGTCGGTTACTTGAACAGATTGCAAATAGGTAA
- a CDS encoding SRPBCC family protein yields MQNAQIFEQSIKINASATIVERCITDQSLMHRWLNPILRCESVGQWSTDVGSRSRFIINIPWLQPTLKSVVIDRKPGLVVWQFQGFFKGRDRWECQPAEQGTRLVNRFEFEIPNPIVSWGFNSFAAQWTQNDMKAQLRRLKLVAEEIYRRECSH; encoded by the coding sequence ATGCAAAACGCCCAAATTTTTGAACAATCCATTAAAATTAATGCGAGCGCCACCATTGTCGAGCGCTGTATCACTGACCAGAGCTTAATGCATCGCTGGCTCAACCCGATTTTGCGTTGTGAATCAGTGGGACAGTGGAGTACTGATGTCGGGAGTCGCTCGCGGTTTATTATTAACATTCCCTGGTTGCAGCCCACTCTCAAGAGTGTGGTTATCGACCGCAAGCCAGGGTTAGTGGTTTGGCAGTTCCAGGGTTTTTTCAAAGGACGAGACCGCTGGGAGTGTCAGCCAGCTGAACAAGGCACCCGTTTGGTCAACCGTTTTGAATTTGAAATTCCCAACCCCATCGTTAGCTGGGGATTCAACAGCTTTGCTGCCCAATGGACTCAGAATGATATGAAAGCCCAACTCAGACGCCTTAAGTTAGTAGCAGAGGAGATTTACCGACGTGAGTGTAGTCATTAG